Within the Hypericibacter adhaerens genome, the region GTAATCGAGGCTGGAGCCGATATCGTCGATGGTGACCGCGCGGTAGCCCCGCTCCGCGAAAAGCCTTGCCGCCGCCGCCAGGATCTCATCCTGGACATAGGCCTGCTTCCTGGCCTTGAGTTCGGCACGGGGCGAGGGTTTCACGCTGGAACTCCTTGATGACGGGGCACGGTCGGCAAACTAATGCCCAATCTCGGACTGGCAAGTCAATAAATTTGACTCGTGCCGAGGAGCCCTTCACGTGTTGTAGGACCCGGCCGTCCAGCGCCGCAGCGCGCGCCAACCGGGGTCCAGCTTGGCGAAGCGGTCGAGCCCCAGGCCGTCGATCGGGACCTGGCTGCGCCCGTCGAGCGCGAGGTCGCAAATCGCCTGGCCGATGCTGGGTGCAAGGCCGAAGCCATGGCCGGAGGCGGTCGCGATGATCATGCCGTCCGGCGCGGCGAGCCGCTCGATGATGCAGGTCTGGTCCGGTGTCACCTCGAGCACCCCGGACCAGCTGCGCAGGACCGGCGTGTTTGCGAGGCTGGGGAAGAGCTCGGCCAGACGCCGGGCAATGTTGCGGATGACCGGGGTTCCGGGCTTTGCCGGCTCGCCGGTGAGATCGACATCGACCCATTCATGCGGTCCGCCGTTGAAATGAATGTTGCCGCGGCGGGTCTGCCGAAGAGAAAGCCCGTGGCCGACCATGGCGACGTCGAACAGTCGCGGCAACGGCACCGTCACCATGGCCTCCAGACGCACCGGAGCCAGCGGCACCGTCACGCCGACCATGGCCGCGATCAGCCCGACCTGCGGTCCGGCGCAATTGATGACGACGGGTGTCGAAATCGAACCGTTCGGTGTCTGCACCGCCCTCACCTTGCCGCCGGCGACCGTGATGCCGAGGGCCGGCGTCTGTTCGCGGATCGCACCGCCGGAATCGCGGAATGCCCAGGCGAAGGCCTGGCTCGCGCGCTGCGGATTTGCGTGACCGCCCCGGGTCGTGTGCAAACCGCCCAGGGTCTGTTCGGACAAGCAGGGCGCGATCGCCCGCGCCCCGGCACCGTCCAGCAACTGCACGGGTATGCCCGCCGCCTGCCATTGCGGGCAGATGTCCCGCAATTCGGCGAGGCGATCCGGCTCCAGGGCGACCCAGAGGCGCCCGCCGGGCAGCCATTCGGTGGGATAGCCGAGCCGTTCGTCCAAGGTCGACCAGAGCGTCTCCGCCGCCGCGGCGAGCGGCGCCTCCAGCGGCTGCTCGCCGCGCAAGCTGAGGAAGCCGGTGGCGCGTCCCGATGCCTCCCAGGCGACGCGACCCTTGTCCAGCACGATCACCTTGGCGCCCCGCTGTGCCAGCCAATAGCCGGCGGAGAGGCCCATGATGCCGGCGCCGATGACGACGGCGTCAGCCTTCTCCACGGCCGCTCTCCATCGCCTTCGCGCTGGCATAGCCCGGCGCCCCCTCATCCACCGGATGCAGCCAGATCGGCCAGGTTCGCCGCATCTCGTCGGTCTCCTCGCCGGCCCAAAGCACGCTGAGCGGCAACGCCCGCACGGGCGCACGGTAGGATCCTGGAACCAGCGCGGCCGGCGGCGTGCCCGCCGCCTCCGCCAGCAGCAGCAGCACCTGGTCGCGGCAGCGCTTGCCCTGGCAGTGGCCCATACCCGCGCGGGTCATGCGCTTCAGTATGTCCTGGCTGTTGCGGCTCGCGGGCGGCAATGCGCCGACGCCACCGCAGCTTTTCAGGTTGCCGGCGTTGAGATATTTCGGCGGGCTGACCTCGAGCAGCTCGCGCCGGGTCACGTCCTCGCATTGGCACACCACGACATCCATGCCACCGGCCTTGACCAGGGAGCGGAGCCAGTGACCGGCCGCCGCGAGGACAGAGTCGCCGCCGGCGACAGCGAGCGCCTCACCCTCCGCAGCCACGTTCCGGCCCTCGGCCGCTGCGACGGCGCGGGCCGCGCGGCGTCCCTGCTCGGCGGCGATTCCCGGGTCGAGATGCATCGGTTCCGCGACGCCGGCGCCATCGCCGGCCAC harbors:
- a CDS encoding NAD(P)/FAD-dependent oxidoreductase, which encodes MEKADAVVIGAGIMGLSAGYWLAQRGAKVIVLDKGRVAWEASGRATGFLSLRGEQPLEAPLAAAAETLWSTLDERLGYPTEWLPGGRLWVALEPDRLAELRDICPQWQAAGIPVQLLDGAGARAIAPCLSEQTLGGLHTTRGGHANPQRASQAFAWAFRDSGGAIREQTPALGITVAGGKVRAVQTPNGSISTPVVINCAGPQVGLIAAMVGVTVPLAPVRLEAMVTVPLPRLFDVAMVGHGLSLRQTRRGNIHFNGGPHEWVDVDLTGEPAKPGTPVIRNIARRLAELFPSLANTPVLRSWSGVLEVTPDQTCIIERLAAPDGMIIATASGHGFGLAPSIGQAICDLALDGRSQVPIDGLGLDRFAKLDPGWRALRRWTAGSYNT